In one window of Posidoniimonas corsicana DNA:
- a CDS encoding MFS transporter has translation MDPNASPPPKAGSYRWVVCTLLFFSVAVNYIDRLVIGILKKPLSDELGWTDTHYGYIAAGFSFAYAFGYLFGGRLMDRMGVKVGLPIFVFCWSLAATAHGLVGLIGLNEVFSVRYPWFSWAEGGLAMTTLTMPMTAAGFMFARIGLGLTEGGNFPGAIKAVAEWFPVQERALATGLFNAGTNVGAILCPIAVPWLYERIGWQSTFYLTGGLGFFWVAAWWLIYDAPSRHKRVTAEELAYINSGKPDVEEAPTSAPWLSLLGYRAVWAYILASMLAGPAWGFYQFFIPDFLERRFGLSLQATGWWTGAFFAIAAIGGVAGGWLAGALMNCGWSLNAARKVSLLVCALCVVPVFAAPAAGNVLVAVLIAGLAGSAHQGWSANLYSVVSDTMPRETISSVVGLGGFLCFFTGGFVNGITGMILERTGTYAGVFGYFSGMYLLSLLAIQLLVPVIGRPQES, from the coding sequence ATGGACCCGAACGCGTCCCCTCCACCCAAGGCTGGCAGCTACCGCTGGGTCGTCTGCACGCTGTTGTTTTTCTCCGTGGCGGTCAACTACATCGACCGGCTGGTGATCGGGATCCTGAAGAAGCCGCTCAGCGATGAGCTCGGCTGGACCGACACGCACTACGGGTACATCGCGGCCGGATTCTCGTTCGCCTACGCCTTCGGCTACCTGTTCGGCGGGCGGCTGATGGACCGGATGGGCGTGAAGGTCGGTCTGCCGATCTTCGTTTTCTGCTGGAGCCTGGCAGCTACCGCGCACGGCCTGGTGGGGTTGATTGGCCTCAATGAGGTGTTCAGCGTCCGCTACCCGTGGTTTTCCTGGGCCGAAGGCGGGCTGGCGATGACGACCCTCACTATGCCGATGACCGCCGCCGGATTTATGTTTGCGAGGATCGGTCTGGGCCTGACCGAGGGAGGCAATTTCCCGGGCGCGATCAAGGCGGTCGCCGAGTGGTTCCCTGTGCAGGAACGGGCGCTCGCCACGGGCCTATTCAACGCGGGCACCAACGTCGGCGCCATCCTCTGCCCGATCGCCGTGCCTTGGTTGTACGAACGGATCGGGTGGCAATCCACGTTCTACCTAACCGGCGGTCTTGGATTCTTCTGGGTGGCCGCGTGGTGGTTGATCTACGACGCACCGTCCAGGCACAAACGCGTCACGGCGGAGGAACTCGCCTACATCAATAGCGGCAAGCCGGACGTGGAAGAAGCGCCGACCAGCGCCCCGTGGCTCTCTCTGCTTGGCTACCGGGCTGTGTGGGCTTACATCCTGGCCAGCATGCTAGCCGGGCCAGCTTGGGGGTTCTACCAGTTCTTTATACCAGACTTCCTGGAACGGCGGTTCGGCCTCAGCCTGCAGGCCACCGGCTGGTGGACCGGGGCGTTTTTCGCCATCGCAGCGATCGGCGGGGTGGCCGGCGGTTGGCTGGCCGGCGCGTTGATGAACTGCGGCTGGTCGCTCAACGCGGCCCGCAAGGTGTCCCTTCTAGTCTGTGCGTTGTGCGTGGTTCCGGTGTTCGCGGCGCCGGCGGCCGGCAACGTGCTGGTGGCCGTGCTCATCGCCGGCCTGGCCGGGTCCGCCCATCAGGGCTGGTCGGCAAACCTCTACAGCGTTGTCTCGGACACGATGCCCCGCGAGACCATCAGCTCCGTGGTTGGCCTGGGCGGGTTCCTTTGCTTCTTCACCGGCGGGTTTGTGAACGGGATCACCGGCATGATTCTTGAGCGGACCGGCACCTACGCCGGGGTGTTTGGCTACTTCTCCGGCATGTACCTTCTGTCGCTACTCGCTATCCAGCTGCTTGTTCCGGTCATCGGGAGACCACAAGAGTCATGA
- a CDS encoding LamG domain-containing protein: MRCFNTRIARQRLSVSFCRVLAVVAVAAMVATPAQAVIFTAGELLVDLKVNDLVSDATAWTNRASGSAAVGDFADVDASPLNLGADIGGVPISLSLLSEGEGGLEPMVSNSIVSAGNTPSSVQGNQTRTVEAWIYSTDTSGSQSVVAWGATSNNSMSRFSYNTGGNGLLSAWFNDTGWGNNEALLADEWVHYAVTYDGFMTRGYINGEKIAEVAQPAPLTTPESVVNIGARPGAGNDPFKGYIADVRVHSGVLNDAQILTNFQEGIGEADGLGCDFDGDGDCDSIDFTSLSDNLFTPGGVEQGDYDRSGFIDLADYRAFKDDPNTVIGVVGPASPTNSAAPEPSAVVSLAAVLVFLNGTGVCSRRKF, encoded by the coding sequence ATGAGATGCTTCAACACGCGGATCGCCCGGCAGCGGCTTTCGGTGAGTTTCTGCAGGGTTCTTGCCGTCGTGGCTGTGGCGGCGATGGTCGCCACGCCCGCCCAAGCGGTGATCTTTACCGCCGGCGAACTGCTGGTCGATTTGAAGGTTAACGACCTGGTGAGCGATGCGACGGCCTGGACCAATCGGGCCAGCGGCTCTGCCGCCGTCGGCGACTTCGCCGATGTCGACGCTTCGCCGCTCAACCTCGGAGCCGACATCGGTGGCGTACCGATCTCACTCAGCCTCTTGTCCGAAGGCGAAGGGGGGCTCGAGCCGATGGTCTCCAACTCGATCGTGTCCGCCGGGAACACGCCGTCATCAGTACAAGGCAATCAGACCCGCACCGTAGAGGCTTGGATCTACTCTACCGACACGAGCGGCTCGCAATCGGTAGTCGCCTGGGGCGCGACCTCGAATAACTCGATGAGCCGGTTCTCCTACAACACCGGCGGCAACGGTTTGCTGTCGGCATGGTTCAACGACACCGGATGGGGCAACAACGAAGCCCTGTTAGCCGACGAATGGGTTCACTACGCAGTGACGTACGATGGCTTCATGACGCGTGGGTATATCAATGGCGAGAAGATCGCGGAAGTGGCTCAACCGGCCCCGCTCACCACGCCCGAGTCCGTCGTCAATATCGGTGCTCGACCGGGCGCCGGCAACGACCCCTTCAAGGGCTACATCGCCGATGTCCGAGTGCACAGCGGCGTGCTGAACGACGCTCAGATCCTTACTAACTTCCAGGAAGGGATCGGCGAAGCCGACGGCCTAGGGTGTGACTTCGACGGCGACGGCGACTGCGACTCCATTGACTTTACCTCCCTCAGCGACAACCTCTTCACTCCGGGCGGAGTTGAGCAGGGGGACTACGACCGCAGCGGCTTCATCGATCTTGCCGACTACCGGGCCTTCAAGGACGACCCAAATACTGTCATTGGGGTTGTTGGTCCGGCGTCCCCCACTAACAGTGCGGCGCCAGAGCCGTCCGCGGTAGTAAGCCTGGCGGCCGTCCTCGTGTTTCTCAATGGAACAGGAGTCTGCAGCCGGCGAAAGTTTTGA
- a CDS encoding LamG domain-containing protein: protein MTTGRRVQIVAYIAVGAIALTPLQADAVVAVAGELVVDLQGVSLEGVSSTWVNGDTTGDTAGDFSTVGGGGLNVAAAVSDGSTTAPFALDVARSSGNAVVAANMSPASIIGNEARSAEAWVFARDGSGQQTPVGWGGSGNDQDSSFQYSDAGQGLFNGWFNDGAWRLNPEDPIVPIITNEWVHVAWTYDGAAVRGYRNGVLTGVYNTVDSNSSGQNLDTTDGPISVGAGRGGGANPFSGYLSDVRVHTGLLSDSDIVNNFNEGITQLSGPVCDLDGDGACNSVDLGILRSNLFTAGDSSMGDIDRNGYIDWVDWRLMKDDANRVVGAGLNSAGDAAPEPTALAIAMVIAVLSGSRPRVSCCTGA from the coding sequence ATGACCACAGGTCGACGCGTTCAGATAGTTGCATACATCGCGGTGGGGGCAATCGCACTGACGCCCCTCCAGGCCGACGCGGTGGTGGCCGTAGCGGGTGAACTGGTTGTCGATCTGCAGGGCGTCAGCCTGGAAGGGGTCAGCAGCACCTGGGTGAACGGCGACACAACGGGCGACACCGCCGGGGATTTTTCGACTGTTGGCGGCGGTGGCCTCAACGTGGCCGCCGCCGTTTCCGACGGCAGCACCACGGCCCCATTCGCGCTTGACGTGGCCCGATCATCCGGAAACGCGGTCGTCGCGGCGAATATGTCGCCCGCGTCGATCATTGGCAACGAGGCGCGTTCCGCAGAAGCATGGGTGTTTGCTCGGGACGGCTCGGGCCAGCAGACGCCCGTTGGCTGGGGCGGGTCCGGGAATGACCAGGACAGCAGCTTCCAGTACAGCGATGCGGGGCAAGGCCTCTTCAACGGATGGTTCAACGACGGGGCGTGGCGTCTCAACCCTGAAGACCCCATCGTTCCCATCATCACAAACGAATGGGTCCACGTGGCGTGGACCTACGACGGCGCCGCGGTGCGTGGCTACCGCAACGGCGTCCTCACGGGCGTTTACAACACGGTCGATTCGAACTCGAGCGGGCAGAACCTCGACACAACAGACGGGCCGATCAGCGTCGGCGCTGGGCGCGGCGGCGGCGCCAACCCGTTCTCCGGCTATCTCTCTGACGTCCGTGTCCATACCGGACTGCTCTCCGACTCCGACATCGTGAACAACTTCAATGAAGGGATCACGCAGCTGAGCGGACCGGTCTGCGACCTTGACGGTGACGGCGCTTGCAACTCAGTCGACCTGGGAATCTTGCGGAGCAACCTCTTCACTGCGGGCGACTCTTCCATGGGAGACATCGACCGCAACGGCTACATCGATTGGGTCGACTGGCGGCTGATGAAAGACGACGCCAATCGCGTCGTTGGCGCCGGTCTGAACTCTGCGGGGGATGCGGCGCCGGAGCCTACGGCGCTGGCTATCGCGATGGTCATCGCGGTGCTGAGCGGGAGCCGTCCCCGAGTTTCCTGTTGCACCGGCGCCTAA
- a CDS encoding glycoside hydrolase family 43 protein — MTPNQPHIPLTNGAGVQRTDAAWTPDQGDGSYRNPVIWADYSDPDVIRHGDDFYLIASSFQCTPGLPILHSRDLVNWRIINHAVKNLPHPRYGCAQLGCGVWAPSIRFHEGRFWIVFAMPDEGVYVTTARDPAGAWSEPRLMHAAIGVIDPCPFWDDDGSAYLAHAYAHSRCGIKHCLRIRPMAPDASRLTGEGQVVYQNEQRNPTIEGPKLYKRNGWYYISAPAGGVESGWQTVLRSRDLFGPYEERVVLEQGGTAINGPHQGGLVDDRDGNSWFIHFQDAGAYGRITHLEPVNWQDDWPQIGKPSADGGRWEPVESHRKPASAGGFSPQTPQSSDEFDSDQLGLQWQWNANHRPDWLSLTERPGWARLFCRPHNPAELASAPNLLLQKFPAPEFAVETEVELGPGIESGVAGLAVVGREHAAVYTRREQSQQRVCVRTGGAASLISVGPASPVRFRLTVTKDSLCQFEFSFGERPFQLAGDPFPATPGVWIGARMGLYACGPNPDGASYADFAFFRVAALRAATPASSHSPQPGRVQVGG, encoded by the coding sequence ATGACCCCCAATCAGCCCCACATCCCCCTGACGAATGGCGCCGGCGTGCAGCGAACGGACGCCGCCTGGACGCCCGACCAGGGCGATGGGAGCTACCGCAACCCAGTCATCTGGGCGGACTACTCCGACCCGGACGTGATCCGCCACGGCGACGACTTCTACCTGATTGCCTCTAGCTTCCAGTGCACGCCGGGGCTTCCAATCCTGCACTCCCGCGACCTGGTAAACTGGAGGATCATCAACCACGCGGTCAAGAACCTGCCGCACCCGCGTTACGGGTGCGCCCAGCTCGGCTGCGGCGTGTGGGCGCCGTCGATCCGCTTCCACGAGGGCCGGTTCTGGATCGTGTTCGCCATGCCAGACGAGGGCGTCTACGTCACCACGGCGCGCGACCCGGCCGGCGCCTGGAGCGAACCTCGGCTGATGCACGCCGCAATCGGCGTGATCGATCCCTGCCCATTCTGGGACGACGACGGCTCCGCCTACCTCGCCCATGCTTATGCGCACTCGCGGTGCGGCATCAAGCACTGTCTGCGGATCCGTCCGATGGCGCCCGACGCCAGCCGACTGACGGGTGAGGGACAGGTCGTTTACCAGAACGAGCAGCGCAACCCGACCATCGAAGGACCCAAACTCTACAAACGCAACGGCTGGTACTACATCTCAGCCCCCGCAGGCGGGGTCGAATCCGGCTGGCAGACGGTCCTCCGGTCGCGCGACCTCTTTGGTCCCTACGAGGAACGCGTCGTGCTGGAGCAGGGGGGCACTGCAATCAACGGGCCCCATCAGGGCGGCCTGGTCGACGACCGTGACGGCAATTCCTGGTTCATCCATTTTCAGGACGCCGGCGCCTACGGACGCATCACCCACCTGGAGCCTGTGAACTGGCAGGACGACTGGCCGCAGATTGGCAAGCCGTCGGCCGACGGAGGGCGATGGGAACCGGTGGAATCGCACCGCAAGCCAGCATCGGCGGGCGGCTTCAGCCCCCAAACGCCGCAGTCGTCCGATGAGTTCGACTCCGATCAGCTAGGACTGCAGTGGCAGTGGAACGCCAACCACCGCCCGGACTGGCTCTCACTGACCGAACGACCGGGCTGGGCACGTCTGTTCTGCCGGCCCCACAACCCTGCCGAGCTTGCATCCGCTCCCAACCTGCTGCTGCAGAAGTTTCCGGCGCCCGAATTCGCCGTCGAGACCGAGGTCGAGCTGGGTCCTGGAATCGAGTCCGGCGTGGCGGGGTTGGCGGTGGTGGGACGCGAACACGCCGCTGTGTACACGCGTCGCGAGCAGTCGCAGCAGCGGGTGTGCGTCCGGACCGGCGGCGCGGCGTCACTGATCAGCGTAGGACCCGCTTCGCCTGTGCGATTCCGGCTAACGGTCACCAAGGATTCGCTATGCCAGTTCGAATTCTCGTTCGGAGAGCGTCCCTTCCAACTGGCCGGCGATCCGTTTCCGGCAACCCCGGGCGTGTGGATTGGGGCCCGAATGGGATTGTACGCCTGCGGGCCCAACCCGGACGGCGCCAGCTATGCAGACTTCGCTTTCTTCCGAGTGGCGGCGCTCCGCGCCGCAACGCCTGCCTCATCGCATTCGCCGCAGCCCGGTAGAGTGCAGGTGGGGGGCTGA
- a CDS encoding pectinesterase family protein, producing the protein MQANNESETQSTIAGPRRAMHRPWLLTLLLLHTCRPTDAVDLYVHPTGANGAYTSVQAAVNAAPPGSESNRTNIYIAPGVYNETSSSSGNLIINKPFLSFIGQGAAPSDVVIQNDVAGLTGATRLESSANDFLATKITFRSTRPDGGGVGLAVRNSADRSAFSSVRFEGYQDTLLAENRARQYYRDCYITGDTDFIFGSATAVFENSVVNSTAGGWVTAAETPANQAIGFVFLNSRLTAEGPPGAGDQSTYLGRPWHWPASEGGSRASVTFISTRMDSHIRSAGWDPWDGAGGNPVNPDPDGTTRYAEFNTMDAAGTPVGVGRGGVPLGRVGWADAMTEQQAAAYTLENIFNGPEFWNANPALQPQFIGPYTGQANFRAWDPLASLAALPFNLAGDFNDDGVVEASDYTVWRDNLGEDVTLPNETASPGVVDQADYDAWRANFGQSQSESSVSHAPEPTAAVTASLFLAAGAQRRRRCATAPRPRSGLVACVGLLVVGALSPAARADADDPWRQAEEIVARIKPPSFPNRVFPVTDFGARSGGTEDCTAAFARAIAACSEMGGGRVVVPAGEFLTGPIHLQSNVDFHVSDGAEIRFSDRIEDYLPPVLVRVGGIEIYNYSPLIYARGCKNVAITGKGKLNGNGRAWWEWAFQETREHFEMGERGVPVDKRVFATREHKIRPSFVCLFDCRNVLLEDFTISSGPNWTIHPVYCRNTTIRRVRVLTEGPNNDGIDPDSCVDVLIEDCMFDTGDDCVVLKSGYNQDGWRVGRPTENVVMRGCTSKRGHGGLVIGSEMSGGVRNVFMEDCQLDGTDHAVRIKSRADRGGVIEHVYVRNLKVRDMQRDVIIINTAYAADTSQLAADAAPMLRNMRFDNIHADGAPVGVVLYGMAKAPLRNLHFSNSSFACQRGVVAKHIESVNFYRVKVAAEQQPAYELQNARDVAITGVELANLSQVYLRVTGSRSGGVAIEAPSADDASAIVETTGDAPADAVAILPFPSPGASGGQP; encoded by the coding sequence ATGCAGGCCAATAACGAAAGCGAAACACAGTCCACAATCGCCGGCCCGCGGCGGGCGATGCACCGTCCATGGCTGCTGACGCTGCTGTTGCTTCACACCTGCCGTCCCACCGATGCGGTCGACCTGTACGTCCACCCCACCGGCGCCAATGGGGCGTACACCTCGGTCCAGGCAGCGGTCAACGCGGCGCCTCCTGGCAGCGAGAGCAATCGCACGAACATCTATATCGCGCCAGGCGTCTACAACGAGACCTCTAGCTCCAGCGGCAATCTCATCATTAACAAGCCCTTCCTGTCGTTTATTGGACAGGGCGCAGCGCCCAGCGATGTGGTCATCCAAAACGACGTTGCGGGGCTGACCGGGGCGACCAGGCTGGAGAGCTCGGCCAACGACTTCCTGGCGACCAAGATTACGTTCCGCAGCACCCGCCCCGATGGCGGCGGCGTGGGCCTCGCTGTGCGCAACAGCGCGGACCGGTCGGCATTCTCCAGCGTGCGTTTCGAGGGGTACCAAGACACGCTGCTCGCAGAGAACCGGGCACGCCAGTATTACCGTGACTGCTACATCACCGGCGACACCGACTTCATTTTCGGCAGCGCGACGGCGGTGTTTGAGAACTCGGTAGTTAACAGCACCGCGGGCGGCTGGGTAACCGCCGCCGAGACCCCTGCCAATCAGGCGATCGGGTTTGTGTTCCTCAACTCCAGGCTCACTGCTGAGGGACCGCCCGGCGCAGGTGACCAGTCGACCTACCTGGGACGGCCGTGGCACTGGCCCGCCAGCGAAGGTGGCAGCCGCGCCAGCGTGACGTTCATCAGCACCCGGATGGACAGCCACATCCGCTCGGCGGGCTGGGACCCCTGGGACGGCGCGGGCGGCAACCCAGTAAATCCCGATCCCGATGGAACAACCCGCTACGCAGAGTTCAACACCATGGACGCCGCGGGGACGCCGGTCGGTGTTGGTCGTGGTGGCGTGCCGCTAGGACGTGTCGGTTGGGCCGACGCGATGACTGAACAGCAGGCCGCCGCGTATACGCTGGAGAACATCTTCAACGGCCCTGAATTCTGGAACGCCAACCCGGCGCTGCAGCCGCAGTTTATCGGGCCCTACACCGGCCAGGCGAACTTCCGGGCATGGGACCCGCTGGCTTCTTTGGCCGCGTTGCCGTTCAACCTCGCGGGCGACTTCAACGACGATGGGGTGGTCGAAGCCTCCGACTACACGGTCTGGCGTGATAACCTGGGGGAGGATGTCACCCTGCCGAATGAAACCGCCAGTCCGGGCGTAGTCGACCAGGCCGACTACGACGCCTGGCGTGCGAACTTCGGCCAAAGCCAATCGGAGTCCAGCGTGTCCCACGCCCCCGAGCCGACCGCGGCGGTTACCGCGTCACTCTTCCTGGCAGCCGGGGCCCAGCGGCGCCGCCGATGCGCGACGGCGCCGCGGCCCCGCTCCGGCCTTGTCGCCTGCGTCGGCCTGCTGGTGGTAGGAGCCCTCTCACCAGCCGCCCGCGCCGATGCCGACGACCCTTGGCGCCAGGCGGAGGAGATTGTCGCCCGCATCAAGCCGCCATCGTTCCCCAACCGTGTCTTCCCCGTGACCGATTTCGGCGCCAGGTCTGGCGGGACGGAAGACTGCACAGCGGCGTTCGCCCGCGCCATCGCGGCTTGCTCTGAAATGGGCGGCGGGCGGGTGGTCGTGCCGGCGGGCGAGTTCCTGACAGGCCCGATCCACCTGCAGAGCAACGTCGATTTCCACGTGTCGGACGGCGCCGAGATCCGGTTCAGCGACCGAATCGAAGACTACCTCCCGCCGGTGCTTGTGAGGGTAGGCGGGATCGAGATCTACAACTACTCGCCGCTGATCTACGCCCGCGGTTGCAAGAACGTAGCGATCACGGGCAAGGGTAAGCTGAACGGCAATGGCCGCGCCTGGTGGGAATGGGCCTTCCAGGAAACGCGTGAACATTTCGAAATGGGCGAGCGGGGCGTGCCCGTTGACAAGCGTGTTTTCGCCACTCGCGAGCACAAGATCCGCCCCAGCTTTGTCTGCCTCTTCGATTGCCGCAACGTGCTGCTGGAAGACTTCACTATCAGCAGCGGCCCAAACTGGACCATCCACCCGGTGTACTGCCGCAACACCACGATCCGGCGGGTGCGGGTGCTCACCGAGGGGCCAAACAACGACGGCATCGACCCTGATTCGTGCGTCGACGTGCTCATCGAGGACTGCATGTTCGACACCGGCGACGACTGTGTGGTGCTCAAGTCGGGCTACAACCAGGATGGCTGGCGAGTTGGCAGGCCGACCGAAAACGTGGTTATGCGTGGCTGCACCAGCAAACGCGGCCACGGTGGGCTAGTGATCGGCAGCGAGATGTCGGGCGGCGTCCGAAACGTTTTCATGGAGGACTGCCAACTGGATGGCACCGACCACGCCGTCCGCATCAAGTCCCGCGCCGACCGTGGCGGCGTGATCGAGCACGTGTACGTCCGCAACCTGAAAGTCCGTGACATGCAGCGGGACGTAATCATTATTAATACGGCATACGCAGCGGATACGAGTCAGCTAGCCGCCGACGCGGCGCCGATGCTGCGCAACATGCGGTTCGACAACATCCACGCCGACGGCGCCCCGGTTGGCGTAGTGCTGTATGGGATGGCCAAAGCGCCGCTACGCAACCTTCACTTCAGCAACAGCAGCTTTGCGTGCCAGCGTGGCGTCGTCGCCAAGCACATTGAGTCGGTGAACTTCTACCGGGTGAAAGTAGCAGCGGAGCAGCAGCCCGCCTACGAGTTGCAGAATGCCCGCGACGTCGCGATCACAGGTGTAGAATTGGCCAATCTTAGTCAGGTCTATCTGCGCGTAACGGGCTCACGATCAGGCGGTGTAGCAATCGAGGCGCCATCGGCGGACGACGCATCGGCGATCGTTGAAACAACCGGTGACGCTCCCGCCGACGCGGTAGCAATTCTGCCGTTCCCATCCCCCGGCGCATCGGGAGGGCAGCCGTGA
- a CDS encoding AraC family transcriptional regulator — protein sequence MNLRCLKLKCIEQRRAALEHGIMIMVRGVSLKRRICKKTLQVRNAVANRYACDWTGPPAIANGLSPTAETAKVKPFQEIAFAFPRGSHQEVFIEGILEYARDHHRKWSYMIAPESNSVSITQLVGWPGDGVIAALNTPAEAKCAEGFHLPVVNISSALRRSPIPRTMVDNRQIGIAAAEHFLERGYENYAFYGMKGIEYSAQRLEGLAETVAKNGLQVRTHLASPTFRVRGSHWLGQQKELTKWVAKLPAPCAVLAASDARARQVMNSCRELRLHVPDQIAVLGVDDQQIICEHTHPTISSIARNNIAEGYAAARILDQLIEGVYDENQDHEELVPPHGVAMRESTDIVAISDDRLRSALVYFQQNIEEPVTVSELCAHSGVSRRWLEYAFRDLLGESPFHYIRRQRLKHAKRLLREERSAAINVVARRTGYSSSNQLAKAFRAEFGMSPREYRRTIDRSPEHRDA from the coding sequence ATGAACCTGCGATGCTTGAAACTGAAATGCATCGAGCAAAGACGAGCAGCGCTCGAACACGGGATCATGATCATGGTGCGAGGGGTTTCGCTCAAGCGCAGGATTTGCAAAAAAACACTCCAGGTACGCAACGCAGTCGCGAACCGCTATGCTTGCGATTGGACCGGCCCGCCAGCCATAGCGAACGGGCTTTCCCCAACTGCCGAGACCGCCAAAGTGAAGCCTTTTCAAGAGATTGCATTCGCCTTCCCCCGCGGCTCCCACCAGGAGGTTTTCATTGAGGGGATCCTTGAATATGCCCGCGATCACCACCGTAAGTGGTCCTATATGATCGCGCCGGAGTCCAATTCGGTCTCAATCACGCAACTCGTTGGGTGGCCCGGCGACGGGGTCATCGCGGCTTTGAACACTCCCGCCGAGGCCAAGTGCGCGGAGGGGTTTCATCTGCCGGTTGTCAACATTTCCAGCGCCCTCAGGCGTTCTCCCATCCCTCGGACGATGGTCGACAACCGCCAGATCGGCATCGCAGCTGCTGAGCACTTCCTCGAGCGGGGCTACGAAAACTACGCCTTCTACGGCATGAAGGGCATCGAGTACTCGGCTCAGCGCCTCGAGGGTCTGGCGGAGACCGTCGCCAAGAATGGCCTGCAGGTCCGCACACACTTGGCCTCGCCCACATTCCGGGTGCGGGGGAGCCACTGGCTTGGCCAGCAGAAAGAGCTGACCAAGTGGGTAGCTAAGCTGCCGGCGCCCTGCGCCGTGCTAGCTGCGTCCGATGCGCGTGCCCGCCAAGTAATGAATTCGTGCCGTGAACTCAGACTGCACGTCCCCGACCAGATTGCGGTGCTCGGGGTCGACGATCAACAGATCATCTGCGAGCACACGCACCCCACAATCAGCAGCATCGCCCGGAACAACATCGCGGAGGGCTATGCGGCAGCACGGATCCTCGATCAGCTCATCGAGGGGGTGTACGACGAGAACCAGGACCATGAAGAGTTGGTGCCGCCGCACGGGGTGGCGATGCGGGAGTCGACCGATATTGTTGCGATCAGCGACGACCGGCTGCGGAGCGCCCTGGTCTACTTCCAACAAAACATTGAGGAGCCGGTCACCGTATCGGAGTTGTGCGCGCACAGCGGCGTGTCGCGGCGGTGGTTGGAGTACGCGTTCCGCGATCTGCTGGGCGAGAGCCCGTTCCACTACATCCGCCGGCAAAGGCTAAAGCACGCCAAGCGGCTGCTGCGCGAGGAGCGGAGCGCGGCGATCAATGTTGTGGCGCGACGCACCGGCTACAGCTCCTCAAATCAGCTTGCGAAGGCGTTCCGTGCCGAGTTTGGCATGTCGCCGCGAGAGTACCGGCGCACCATCGACCGCAGCCCCGAGCACCGCGACGCCTGA